A section of the Metabacillus endolithicus genome encodes:
- a CDS encoding NUDIX domain-containing protein, with the protein MTQSKRGNVWLAVSGIVANHEGEWLVVKKKYGGLKGKWSFPAGFVNEGETIDEAVLREIKEETGISASIAGVVGIRSGVIKEVISDNMVIFSLLADSNEIQVQEEELDEVAFIHPKKLVEDKNSSLLITKLASDVIESKLNKYDQFNPGDHFGYTTYTMFL; encoded by the coding sequence TTGACTCAATCTAAAAGGGGAAATGTATGGTTAGCTGTATCTGGAATTGTGGCTAATCATGAAGGAGAATGGCTTGTTGTTAAAAAGAAATATGGTGGACTCAAGGGGAAATGGTCTTTTCCGGCTGGATTTGTTAATGAAGGAGAAACCATTGATGAGGCTGTATTAAGGGAAATTAAAGAAGAAACAGGCATCTCTGCAAGTATAGCTGGAGTTGTAGGAATTCGTTCAGGGGTAATAAAAGAAGTGATTAGTGATAACATGGTCATTTTCTCATTATTGGCAGATTCAAATGAAATACAGGTTCAAGAAGAGGAATTAGATGAAGTAGCTTTTATACATCCTAAAAAGTTAGTAGAGGACAAAAATTCATCTCTTCTAATCACAAAACTAGCGTCTGACGTCATTGAATCAAAGTTAAATAAATATGATCAATTTAATCCAGGGGACCATTTTGGATATACTACATATACTATGTTTT